The Mytilus galloprovincialis chromosome 7, xbMytGall1.hap1.1, whole genome shotgun sequence genome has a window encoding:
- the LOC143081830 gene encoding uncharacterized protein LOC143081830, which yields MQGSVCLVVCLILVFTGVNMATEDMLVDSGLNQERFKRGTPCERPCYNSYQCCTGWRCSYRKKCMPRFTIG from the exons ATGCAAGGTTCAGTTTGTTTAGTAGTGTGTCTGATTTTAGTGTTCACTGGAG TCAATATGGCAACTGAGGACATGCTAGTAGATAGTGGACTTAATCAGGA acgTTTTAAAAGAGGTACTCCGTGTGAAAGACCATGCTACAATAGCTATCAATGTTGTACGGGTTGGCGATGCTCATATAGGAAAAAATGCATGCCAAGATTTACTATTGGCTAG